One Capsicum annuum cultivar UCD-10X-F1 chromosome 2, UCD10Xv1.1, whole genome shotgun sequence genomic window carries:
- the LOC107858616 gene encoding transcription factor bHLH93, whose translation MVLSDEDVLEELLAPRRESWSTFLSGSEVNDFSPNGWTFESIPFYQNPEFIALNSSLLGLISPPTTTQSNNFHQCPDFTSPESYRVLDSSFTSPPDPLLEIQDEIAGIIPSDFHGLQEDLNSFSTNNDVKVEEANSRIIGICANVGQKKNKVRKVEGQPSKNLMAERRRRKRLNDRLSMLRSIVPKISKMDRTSILGDAIDYMKELLEKIHTLREDDNVKDEIKDIKFVGNFKELKPNEALVKKPPKFEVERRNVDTRIEICCAAKPGLLLSTVGTLEAIGLDLQQCVISCFSDFSLQASCSEAREHRTILSSEDVKQTLSNTAGYGGRC comes from the exons atggtgcTTAGTGACGAGGATGTTTTGGAGGAATTACTAGCTCCAAGGAGAGAAAGTTGGAGCACTTTTCTAAGTGGAAGTGAAGTAAATGATTTTTCCCCAAATGGTTGGACTTTTGAATCAATACCTTTTTACCAAAACCCAGAATTTATAGCCTTAAATTCTTCACTTCTAGGCCTCATTTCACCCCCTACTACGACACAATCAAATAATTTTCATCAATGTCCTGATTTTACTTCACCAGAATCCTATCGAGTTCTTGATTCTTCTTTCACTAGCCCACCAGACCCACTACTTGAGATTCAAGATGAAATTGCTGGGATTATTCCTAGTGATTTTCATGGACTACAAGAAGACTTGAATAGCTTTAGTACTAATAATGATGTTAAAGTTGAAGAAGCAAATTCAAGAATAATTGGTATTTGTGCAAATGTGGGACAAAAGAAGAATAAAGTTAGGAAGGTTGAGGGGCAGCCTTCAAAAAATTTAATGGCAGAGAGGAGGAGGAGAAAGAGACTCAATGATAGACTTTCTATGCTTAGATCCATTGTTCCTAAGATTAGTAAG ATGGACAGAACATCCATACTTGGAGACGCAATTGATTACATGAAAGAGCTGTTAGAAAAAATCCATACATTGCGTGAAGATGATAATGTGAAAGATGAAATTAAGGATATTAAATTTGTGGGCAACTTCAAGGAGTTAAAGCCTAATGAAGCACTTGTTAAAAAGCCTCCTAAG TTTGAAGTTGAAAGGAGAAATGTGGACACCCGAATAGAGATCTGTTGCGCTGCAAAGCCGGGATTGCTGTTATCGACAGTGGGCACGTTAGAAGCAATTGGGCTTGATCTACAACAATGTGTTATCAGCTGTTTCAGTGACTTCTCATTGCAAGCTTCTTGTTCTGAG GCAAGGGAGCATCGAACAATTTTGAGTTCTGAAGATGTAAAGCAAACCTTGTCCAACACAGCAGGTTATGGAGGAAGATGTTAG